Below is a genomic region from Microcoleus sp. FACHB-831.
GCTATTCAAAATCCGAGGAAATGCTGAGATACTCAATTCGGCTGTTACTGCACTATCTCAAATTCTGGGATGTCCCTATTCCTCAATGATTCATAGCACCATTATGCAACGCCCAATTTTTTAGCTGTTTAAAGAAGCCCGCGATATAACGGTTGATCTGCAACTGTTCGCCAGCGGTGACGACTTCGCTTATAGACTGGGGCGCGATCGCATAAGTATCGGCGGCTTCGGCTATGTGCTGTAGGGCGATAAAGGGCAGAAACAGTCTTTCTATCTTTTCGTTGTTGATGAACTGCAACAACCTTGGGGCATCTCGTCGTATTTCTTCGGAGATGAAGACGAGGGTTCCCCCCGCGCACCAGGTAGAGAACATTTCCTGGAAGGAGACATCAAAGCTAAGAGATGCAAATTGTAGTGTCCTTGCTTCCCCGGTTAGTTTGGAGTTTTGCAGTTGCCATGAGATTAGGTTAGAGAGGGCGCGGTGTTCGAGGGCTACGCCTTTGGGTTTGCCAGTTGAACCGGAGGTGTAGATTGCATAGGTTAAGTTGTCGGGGGTGACGCTGCTTTCGGGGTTGGTTGTGCTGTTTTGGCTAATTGATTGCCAGTCGGCGTCGAGGCAAATTACACGCGCTTGATGTTCGGGTAAGCTTTGGACTAGGTGAGTTTGGGTGAGTATGACGGGTGCTTGGGTATCTGCGAGCATGAAGGCCAAGCGCTCTTTGGGGTAGGCTGGGTCTAGAGGTACATAAGCGCCGCCTGCTTTGAGAATAGCTAAGACAGCGATCGCCATTTCCAAAGAACGCTCGATGCATATGGCTGCAAATACATCAGGCTTGATGCCAAGTTGCTGTAGGTGATGAGCTAGTTGATTGGCTCTTGCATTGAGTTCCTGGTATGTCAGTTGCCGATCTTGATGCAATGATGAAGCGATCGCACTCTTGAGTGCGGCAACAGCGTCCGGCGTCTTTTCTACCTGCTCTTCAAATAATTTGTGAACGCATTTGTCCTGCCCATAATTCGCCTGAGTTTCATTCCACTGCCATAACTGCTGCTGCTCCCAATTTGTAAGCATCGGCAATTGGGTAATCTCTTGATGGGGGTTTGCTACCATACTCTCGATCGATGTCGCAAGATGCCCCAGCATTCGATTAATTATTGCCCCATCAAAGCGCTGGCGATCGTACTCAATTTTTAATAGCAGGTTTTTCCTAAAATTTGCATAAATTGTAAGCGGAAAAGTTGTCTGCTTTATTAACTGAAACTCTTGGTTTGTACAGTTACTACTCTCACCCTGTAAAA
It encodes:
- a CDS encoding condensation domain-containing protein, producing MTNISSLKTYAIAETTNGNDFSYKLSPMQQSMLFNSISTQQAGLDIEQAICSLHENLNVSALMRAWQRVVERYEILRSYFSWEGLNEPVQTLHGQVELPFEHQNWCALSSSEQQDRLIAYIRDDRQRGFDIKKAPLMRLALLQLSDTEYKLACTFHNILLDNRSFAILCKQVFTFYEAFCQGQDLELPISQPYRHYIEWLQEQDLSKAETFWKETLRGFDAPTPLVVELAPNQRQSQQAGHGEEEIQLSEVVTSKLLVLAQDHALTTTTLIQGAWALILSRYSGEEDVVFGGVRECRPSALEGAESMLGLFINILPVRVSVSADVPVLTWLKQLQAAWISLEDYEQTPLAKVLEWSDIPRGTSLFESILFVENYEINSVLQGESSNCTNQEFQLIKQTTFPLTIYANFRKNLLLKIEYDRQRFDGAIINRMLGHLATSIESMVANPHQEITQLPMLTNWEQQQLWQWNETQANYGQDKCVHKLFEEQVEKTPDAVAALKSAIASSLHQDRQLTYQELNARANQLAHHLQQLGIKPDVFAAICIERSLEMAIAVLAILKAGGAYVPLDPAYPKERLAFMLADTQAPVILTQTHLVQSLPEHQARVICLDADWQSISQNSTTNPESSVTPDNLTYAIYTSGSTGKPKGVALEHRALSNLISWQLQNSKLTGEARTLQFASLSFDVSFQEMFSTWCAGGTLVFISEEIRRDAPRLLQFINNEKIERLFLPFIALQHIAEAADTYAIAPQSISEVVTAGEQLQINRYIAGFFKQLKNWALHNGAMNH